The following are encoded together in the Leptospira langatensis genome:
- the fliF gene encoding flagellar basal-body MS-ring/collar protein FliF — MPEQLQKILNNIKEFFNSLDTTKKLILGGVAIVVLVALGLLTTVSSQKNRIVLFQNLTAKDFAEVTKKLDSMGYSYSTGDTSIVSVDPEQRQEIITKLAQENLIPAGVQGWELFNVEKFTETQFDKDIKKYRALKGAIEQSLMTLRSVDKAYVNIAMPEEELFNSNASPVKASVILHFIPGVEGISKKEVKGIVNLVSRAVPKLKPENVSVADADGKIISDFEEDLEKERLELRVVQEKLRIQEEQRVQRLIDVRNTLRWYLGGEDRVDITRFEYMLNWDKESYKDNQVSPVIERPDDPNTPYSELKIVDGYSLKVSSKETSEQFNGRGFTPDGPAGTEPNLPPGYKDTDYQKAEYKKTENINNFEFNRRVSEVQKQPWKIEKINLSVVVDGQWTKKEREDGTGYDRTYIPVSDDDIRTVRKNLEAAVGIDKARGDQISVISIAKDRSAQFAAEDEELRKQKAIRQMVIASLVIVLFLILTILIYRAIKKEIARRRRLREEELAAMQQMMREAALRVMDDGSAEVELSLDEKLRRELLENAINLAREKPEEVAQLLRTWLSEEEAT; from the coding sequence ATGCCCGAGCAGTTACAAAAGATTCTAAACAATATCAAGGAATTCTTCAACTCCTTAGATACTACGAAGAAACTCATCTTAGGGGGAGTTGCGATCGTAGTGCTTGTAGCTCTTGGCCTTTTGACTACGGTTTCTTCTCAGAAGAACCGAATCGTCCTCTTCCAAAACCTAACGGCAAAGGATTTTGCCGAAGTCACCAAGAAGCTGGACTCCATGGGCTATTCCTATAGCACAGGAGATACAAGCATCGTAAGTGTGGATCCGGAACAAAGACAAGAGATCATCACTAAGCTCGCACAAGAGAACCTTATTCCTGCCGGAGTGCAAGGCTGGGAGCTCTTCAATGTGGAAAAATTCACCGAGACCCAGTTCGACAAGGACATCAAAAAATACAGGGCCTTGAAGGGAGCCATCGAGCAATCCCTGATGACCCTAAGATCTGTGGATAAGGCCTACGTAAACATCGCCATGCCGGAGGAGGAGCTGTTCAACTCGAACGCTTCTCCCGTAAAAGCCTCCGTAATTCTGCATTTCATCCCAGGGGTCGAAGGGATCTCCAAGAAAGAAGTAAAAGGTATCGTAAACTTAGTTTCGAGAGCCGTTCCAAAATTAAAGCCTGAGAACGTATCCGTTGCAGATGCGGATGGAAAGATCATCTCCGACTTCGAAGAAGATCTAGAAAAAGAAAGATTAGAACTCAGGGTCGTACAAGAGAAATTAAGGATCCAAGAAGAACAAAGGGTCCAGAGATTGATCGACGTAAGAAACACACTACGTTGGTATTTAGGCGGAGAAGACAGAGTAGATATCACACGTTTCGAATACATGCTAAACTGGGACAAGGAATCCTATAAAGACAATCAAGTTTCCCCAGTGATCGAAAGACCGGACGATCCAAATACCCCATATTCAGAATTGAAGATCGTTGATGGGTACAGCTTAAAAGTATCCTCCAAAGAAACAAGCGAGCAATTCAACGGAAGAGGCTTTACCCCAGACGGACCTGCAGGAACAGAGCCTAACCTTCCTCCTGGATACAAAGACACAGACTATCAAAAAGCAGAATATAAGAAGACCGAGAACATCAATAACTTCGAATTCAACAGAAGAGTAAGCGAAGTACAAAAACAACCTTGGAAGATCGAAAAGATCAATCTCTCCGTGGTTGTAGACGGACAGTGGACCAAAAAAGAAAGAGAAGACGGAACAGGCTATGACAGAACATATATCCCTGTCTCCGACGACGATATCAGAACAGTCCGTAAAAACTTAGAAGCTGCAGTAGGAATAGACAAGGCAAGAGGAGACCAGATCTCCGTAATCAGCATCGCAAAAGACCGCTCGGCTCAATTCGCAGCAGAAGACGAAGAATTAAGAAAACAGAAAGCGATCCGACAAATGGTCATCGCATCCTTGGTCATTGTGCTATTCTTGATCCTTACCATCCTCATCTACAGAGCGATCAAAAAAGAGATCGCAAGACGCCGCAGACTACGCGAAGAAGAACTCGCAGCAATGCAGCAGATGATGAGAGAAGCAGCTCTCCGGGTCATGGACGACGGAAGCGCAGAGGTCGAACTCTCTCTGGACGAAAAACTCAGAAGAGAACTACTCGAAAACGCGATCAACCTCGCCAGGGAAAAACCGGAAGAAGTGGCACAACTTCTCCGCACCTGGCTCTCTGAAGAGGAAGCGACCTAA
- the feoB gene encoding ferrous iron transport protein B, giving the protein MKLFPSNVLEPGSKTIRILLTGNPNCGKSTLFNQLTGLRQKTGNFHGVTVEKAEGRIHTEHGNLSLIDLPGAYSLGGESEDKQVTTRLLLSRDKEDRLLFVLDAVAVERGLQFLLQISNLKIPMFVAVTMRDALEKKGVKLDLSVLSKSFGVPFFYVNPKTGEGVESLKEALSHDSTYQIPDPDFSWDKKRSAVIDSILSKLSSSDPDSLRFVVENSLKEFSGETLQTGLPGQNFLPEEARQLALDEWKRSELQFSYGDELVQRSIWIKKLLSKAISGTENSEKGILGIADRLLLHPIWGMGIFLTIMALVFQFLFTWSEIPMDWIEGEISSLAEWTGAFLPEGPIRSLVQEGMIGGVGAVLVFIPQISLLFLFIGIMEESGYIARASFLMDRFMGKFGLSGKSFIPLLSSAACAVPAIMGTRTIENRSDRLTTILVSPLITCSARYPVYILVIGTVFSSSPVFGIFSPKVLALFSLFLLGMLASMTAAFLFKKTFFLSEPSYFLMELPRYQWPSLRSLFFTVYKKIRAFVMNAGKVILFISVILWFLANYPRVEGSKTEGLSPAQAKSLQISESYAGRMGKAMEPVLSPIGFGWKMGLGIITSFAAREVMVSTLSIVYGVQGEDSEDENLRSALRNDKDPETGRPIWTIASALSLLIFFAFACQCMSTLAVVKKETNSLFWPFFLFTYMTILAYCSAFLVFHASRSLGWN; this is encoded by the coding sequence ATGAAACTATTTCCTTCCAATGTATTAGAGCCGGGATCCAAAACAATCCGTATCCTTCTCACAGGAAATCCGAACTGCGGAAAGTCCACCTTATTCAACCAGCTCACAGGACTCAGACAGAAGACAGGGAATTTCCACGGAGTGACGGTGGAAAAAGCCGAAGGAAGGATCCATACCGAACATGGAAACCTGTCCCTCATCGATCTTCCGGGTGCCTATAGTTTAGGAGGAGAATCCGAAGACAAACAGGTCACCACTCGCCTACTCTTATCCAGGGACAAAGAAGACCGTTTACTATTCGTATTGGATGCGGTTGCAGTAGAGAGAGGACTCCAATTCTTATTACAAATCTCTAATTTAAAGATCCCGATGTTTGTGGCCGTCACCATGAGAGACGCTTTGGAGAAGAAGGGAGTAAAACTGGACCTTTCCGTCCTGTCTAAGTCCTTCGGAGTGCCCTTCTTCTATGTAAATCCCAAAACGGGAGAAGGCGTCGAATCTCTCAAAGAAGCCCTGAGCCATGATTCCACCTACCAGATCCCGGACCCGGACTTCTCCTGGGATAAAAAAAGATCCGCAGTCATCGATTCGATCCTATCTAAGCTTTCTTCTTCCGATCCGGATTCTTTGCGATTCGTAGTCGAAAATAGCCTGAAGGAATTCAGCGGAGAGACCCTACAAACAGGGCTCCCTGGACAGAACTTCCTTCCGGAAGAGGCAAGACAACTAGCTCTTGACGAATGGAAGAGATCTGAATTACAATTTTCTTATGGAGACGAGCTCGTCCAAAGATCCATCTGGATCAAGAAACTTCTCTCCAAAGCGATCTCGGGAACGGAAAATTCAGAAAAAGGAATATTAGGGATTGCAGATAGACTTCTTCTGCATCCGATTTGGGGAATGGGGATCTTTCTTACCATCATGGCCTTGGTATTCCAATTCTTGTTCACCTGGTCCGAGATCCCGATGGACTGGATCGAAGGAGAGATCTCGAGTCTCGCAGAATGGACGGGAGCCTTCCTGCCGGAAGGACCTATTCGGTCCCTGGTCCAAGAAGGAATGATCGGAGGCGTGGGAGCAGTCTTAGTATTCATTCCTCAGATCAGTTTGCTTTTCCTCTTCATAGGGATCATGGAAGAAAGCGGATATATCGCAAGGGCTTCCTTTCTCATGGACCGGTTCATGGGAAAATTCGGTCTCTCCGGAAAGTCCTTCATTCCATTATTGTCCAGCGCAGCCTGTGCCGTTCCCGCAATTATGGGAACGAGAACCATTGAGAACAGATCGGATCGGCTGACCACAATCCTAGTTTCGCCGCTGATTACCTGTTCTGCAAGATACCCCGTTTATATCTTAGTGATCGGCACAGTATTCTCTTCCAGTCCGGTATTCGGGATCTTCTCCCCTAAGGTACTCGCGTTATTCTCTCTTTTCCTCTTAGGAATGCTTGCGTCGATGACGGCGGCCTTTCTATTCAAAAAGACATTCTTTCTCTCGGAACCTTCTTATTTCTTAATGGAATTGCCCAGATACCAATGGCCTTCCCTACGAAGTCTTTTCTTTACCGTTTATAAGAAGATACGAGCCTTCGTAATGAATGCAGGCAAGGTAATCCTTTTCATTTCCGTCATTCTATGGTTTTTAGCCAACTATCCAAGAGTAGAAGGATCTAAAACGGAAGGACTCTCTCCTGCTCAGGCAAAATCCCTACAGATCTCCGAATCGTACGCAGGAAGAATGGGAAAGGCAATGGAACCGGTGCTATCTCCGATCGGGTTTGGTTGGAAAATGGGATTAGGCATCATCACTTCTTTCGCAGCGAGAGAAGTCATGGTATCCACTCTTTCCATCGTATACGGAGTACAAGGAGAAGATTCCGAAGATGAAAATCTAAGGAGCGCTCTTAGAAACGATAAGGATCCGGAAACTGGACGCCCGATCTGGACCATAGCTAGCGCTCTGAGTCTTTTGATCTTCTTCGCATTTGCCTGCCAATGTATGTCCACATTGGCAGTAGTGAAAAAGGAAACGAATTCGCTATTCTGGCCGTTTTTCTTATTTACATACATGACAATTCTTGCATATTGTTCGGCCTTCTTAGTGTTCCACGCTTCGCGATCGCTTGGCTGGAATTGA
- a CDS encoding TrmH family RNA methyltransferase — MKPASEHANFINLQEAEKIGEYLRTMISPAKVEKIEEVVSYRTKYLTIVLEDIFQPYNASAPVRTSECLGLSEIHVVENKSLYKPNEGITKGAQKWIQIRKYQSPNKDNTSHCISGLKEKGFRIVATSPHALANSYELDELPLDRPTAILFGSEELGLSKNAMDQADLFLKLPMYGFTESYNISVTVAIVLSHLAYRLRKEVANWALSEEEKVFLQNAYYKRSLHNGNLVEADLLQRIRGEL, encoded by the coding sequence GTGAAACCTGCATCAGAACATGCAAATTTTATAAACCTCCAAGAAGCGGAGAAGATAGGGGAGTATTTAAGGACCATGATCTCTCCTGCTAAGGTAGAAAAGATCGAAGAAGTGGTCTCTTATCGCACAAAGTACTTAACAATTGTGTTGGAGGATATATTCCAACCTTATAATGCAAGCGCTCCGGTCCGCACATCCGAATGCTTGGGACTTTCCGAGATCCATGTGGTTGAGAATAAAAGTTTATATAAACCTAATGAAGGTATTACTAAAGGCGCTCAAAAATGGATCCAGATCAGAAAATACCAATCGCCAAACAAGGACAATACTAGTCATTGTATAAGTGGTCTGAAGGAGAAGGGTTTTCGGATCGTTGCCACTTCTCCTCATGCATTAGCAAATTCTTATGAGCTGGATGAATTGCCCTTGGATCGGCCAACAGCAATTCTATTCGGATCGGAAGAATTGGGTCTTTCTAAGAATGCAATGGATCAGGCCGATCTTTTTCTAAAACTGCCAATGTATGGTTTTACGGAAAGTTACAATATTTCGGTAACTGTTGCGATCGTTCTTTCCCATTTGGCGTATCGTTTACGAAAAGAAGTCGCGAACTGGGCATTGAGCGAAGAGGAGAAGGTGTTCCTACAAAACGCTTACTACAAGAGAAGCTTGCATAATGGAAATCTCGTGGAGGCCGACCTTTTACAGAGGATCCGAGGTGAGTTGTAG
- a CDS encoding N-acetylneuraminate synthase family protein has product MTFAKSFRLGDTWDLGPDSSPFLIAEIGLNHNADLELGKRTIQAAKSSGASAVKFQSYITENFLDVKNPKAKVLLDIFKQYELSEKLHREFKSTAESEGLFFFSTPLDVTSVDLLVSIGVKALKIASGDIVNKQLLDKCADAKLPLLLSSGAAEGFEVVRALEFLGSKEVKELLLFHCVSLYPTPPEKANLQTIRYYQNIFSGPVGFSDHTAGSLAGALAVSLGASALEKHFTLDKKLPGPDHTISADPDEFKVYAENARIAFQMRGEEGKLVQPQEASGRFFGRRGLYADANRRPIALRPDLSQEDPSYLDSWKLEEAEAILKNNKGPKPGDAFQS; this is encoded by the coding sequence ATGACTTTTGCAAAGAGTTTTCGATTGGGAGATACATGGGATTTGGGCCCGGATTCTTCTCCTTTTCTGATCGCTGAGATCGGATTAAATCACAATGCGGATCTGGAATTGGGTAAGAGGACCATCCAAGCCGCAAAGAGTTCGGGCGCCAGCGCGGTTAAATTCCAAAGTTATATTACTGAAAATTTCTTAGATGTGAAGAACCCGAAAGCCAAGGTGCTCTTAGATATCTTCAAACAGTACGAGCTTTCCGAAAAATTGCATAGAGAATTCAAATCTACCGCAGAATCGGAAGGTCTCTTCTTCTTTTCTACTCCGTTAGACGTCACAAGTGTGGATCTTTTGGTCTCCATCGGGGTGAAGGCCCTTAAGATCGCCAGCGGAGATATCGTAAATAAGCAACTTCTCGACAAATGCGCGGATGCAAAACTTCCTCTTCTTCTTTCCAGCGGTGCAGCAGAAGGATTCGAGGTAGTTCGCGCTCTAGAATTTTTAGGATCCAAAGAAGTGAAAGAGCTACTCTTATTCCATTGTGTATCCTTATATCCAACCCCTCCGGAAAAAGCGAATCTGCAAACGATCCGTTACTATCAGAATATTTTCTCAGGACCTGTCGGCTTCTCGGATCACACTGCCGGAAGTCTTGCGGGAGCGCTCGCAGTCAGCTTAGGTGCAAGTGCATTAGAGAAACATTTTACTCTGGATAAAAAACTTCCGGGCCCGGATCACACGATCTCTGCGGATCCGGATGAATTTAAAGTCTACGCGGAAAATGCAAGGATCGCATTCCAGATGAGAGGAGAAGAAGGAAAACTTGTCCAACCCCAAGAAGCCTCCGGAAGGTTTTTTGGCCGAAGAGGATTGTATGCGGACGCAAACCGAAGACCGATCGCACTTCGCCCGGACCTAAGCCAAGAGGATCCAAGCTATCTTGATTCTTGGAAATTAGAAGAAGCAGAAGCTATCTTAAAAAATAATAAAGGACCCAAGCCAGGAGACGCATTCCAGTCCTAA
- a CDS encoding ABC1 kinase family protein yields MSGFFNQIKQGVNSAARMVASSYVFSLKTLLLLKDLAVGGTTAENIPVRLREAFEELGATYIKLGQFIASAPSLFPQEIVTEMQKCLDSVRPLPFSEIQKTLKKELGRDYMSLFQSIDPVPMASASIAQVHSAVTKDGLDVVIKVQRPDIESALGADLNLLYLASKLFEIFVPGLNRSGLSEMVGMFQSSILEEIDFEKEAANIEEFETYLLGSGETRARVPKVYKDLSTRKILTMERFYGAPITDEISLRKYTSDPSKTLSDALEIWFSTLSKSGFFHADVHAGNLMILRDGSVGFIDFGIVGRISSKVWDGLMIFLEGLALNRTDRIASGLVRMDGTAQGVDEKKLAADLEKVFGQMSKMVLDIQMGELEAFDEQKMNAILFEFRDISNRNGLKIPKEFGLLIKQILYFDRYIKSFAPELDLIRDREKFIR; encoded by the coding sequence ATGTCGGGATTTTTTAATCAGATCAAACAAGGGGTAAATAGCGCCGCCAGAATGGTCGCAAGCAGCTATGTATTCTCTCTTAAGACCCTGCTTCTCTTGAAAGATCTGGCAGTAGGAGGTACTACAGCCGAGAATATTCCCGTACGCCTTAGGGAAGCTTTTGAAGAGTTAGGTGCAACATATATCAAACTAGGTCAATTTATTGCCTCGGCCCCTTCTCTCTTTCCCCAAGAGATTGTCACTGAAATGCAAAAATGTTTGGATTCCGTCCGACCTCTTCCCTTTTCCGAAATTCAAAAAACCTTAAAGAAGGAATTGGGAAGGGATTATATGTCCTTATTCCAAAGTATCGATCCTGTCCCGATGGCGTCCGCTTCGATCGCCCAAGTACATTCTGCAGTTACGAAAGACGGCTTGGATGTGGTGATCAAGGTGCAGAGACCCGATATAGAAAGCGCTCTAGGAGCGGACTTGAACCTGCTTTATTTGGCTTCGAAACTATTCGAGATCTTTGTGCCCGGCCTGAATCGTTCCGGACTTTCCGAAATGGTGGGAATGTTCCAAAGCTCTATCTTAGAAGAGATCGACTTTGAAAAGGAAGCCGCTAATATAGAAGAGTTCGAGACTTACTTACTAGGTTCTGGAGAAACAAGAGCTAGAGTCCCTAAGGTCTATAAGGACTTAAGCACTCGGAAAATCCTGACCATGGAGAGATTTTACGGAGCGCCCATTACGGACGAAATCTCTCTTCGCAAATATACTTCTGATCCATCCAAGACCCTTTCCGACGCATTGGAGATCTGGTTCTCCACTCTGTCCAAGTCTGGATTCTTCCATGCGGATGTACATGCAGGAAACCTAATGATCCTTAGGGATGGGAGCGTTGGTTTTATCGATTTCGGGATCGTTGGTAGGATCTCCTCCAAGGTCTGGGATGGTCTTATGATCTTTTTAGAAGGATTGGCATTGAATCGCACCGATAGGATCGCAAGCGGCCTAGTACGAATGGACGGGACCGCACAAGGAGTGGATGAAAAGAAACTCGCTGCGGATCTCGAAAAGGTATTCGGTCAAATGAGTAAGATGGTGCTCGACATCCAGATGGGAGAATTAGAAGCCTTCGACGAACAGAAGATGAATGCGATCCTATTCGAGTTCCGGGACATTTCCAATCGAAACGGACTCAAGATCCCTAAGGAATTCGGCCTCTTGATCAAACAGATCCTCTACTTCGATCGTTATATTAAGTCCTTCGCCCCGGAATTGGATCTGATCCGAGACAGGGAAAAATTCATCCGATGA
- a CDS encoding FeoA family protein, which produces MKTLLFQLEVGESGTISGIKNETGKTGLVRNLFDMGFLPGTQVTVLQKFPEQEKMIVKLGLVHLAIRKLEADLLELN; this is translated from the coding sequence ATGAAAACGTTGTTATTCCAATTGGAAGTAGGAGAATCGGGAACAATTTCCGGGATCAAGAATGAGACCGGAAAGACCGGACTCGTTCGTAATCTTTTCGATATGGGTTTTTTACCAGGGACCCAAGTAACAGTGCTACAAAAATTTCCGGAACAAGAGAAGATGATCGTAAAATTAGGACTCGTGCATTTAGCGATCCGAAAATTAGAGGCAGATCTCTTGGAACTCAACTGA
- a CDS encoding M23 family metallopeptidase, whose product MRKKSIFFLLLLSWTVSASPKNYGSLGSEVDFLDFGRVIAAPFSYSVSSSFHEEYGAFNLFDSDQKTYWYSSADLKPEWIIVDFGAKRLINAVEVVVPIFRGKRAAEEYEIQILYQENWKTIFKNSKVELVNLHTLPPIDASIIRLYFPKKEDRSIVIGEFKVLLNGAALNSIPARFTGYQYPVPGGLIPDKDIQLPGAPREYRNGIHKGLDIYYKREKIGPPRRLVFDDSLVSPADGTIIRADLDYSPMTLSEFQKYSALAQKNGVTFVEKDFGGRQVWIDHGNGVMSSFNHLSSIKSGIKVGAKVKSGEEIGKVGNSGLSGEAKGNDENIHLHFELWVDGEYLGAGIAPSQMRKLLQFFFSKSDLRWPGVPTN is encoded by the coding sequence ATGAGAAAGAAATCTATCTTCTTCTTATTATTACTTTCTTGGACCGTATCAGCGAGCCCTAAAAATTACGGTTCCTTAGGATCCGAAGTGGACTTTCTGGATTTCGGCAGAGTGATCGCGGCTCCTTTCTCGTATTCGGTCTCTTCTTCCTTTCATGAGGAATACGGCGCTTTCAATCTATTTGATTCGGATCAAAAGACATACTGGTATTCATCTGCAGACCTAAAGCCCGAATGGATCATTGTGGATTTCGGTGCAAAGAGACTCATCAATGCAGTCGAAGTAGTTGTTCCTATCTTTCGCGGTAAAAGAGCAGCCGAAGAGTATGAGATCCAAATCTTATACCAAGAGAATTGGAAAACGATCTTCAAGAACAGCAAAGTAGAATTGGTCAATCTACATACTCTTCCCCCGATCGATGCATCCATTATTCGATTATATTTTCCTAAAAAAGAAGATAGAAGCATAGTCATCGGAGAATTCAAGGTCCTACTGAATGGGGCCGCATTGAATTCCATCCCGGCTCGTTTTACAGGCTACCAATATCCGGTTCCTGGCGGGCTCATTCCTGACAAGGATATTCAACTTCCGGGAGCTCCGAGAGAATACAGGAATGGCATCCATAAAGGATTAGATATTTATTATAAACGAGAGAAGATCGGTCCCCCTAGACGCCTAGTCTTCGATGACTCACTCGTCTCCCCAGCCGATGGCACTATTATCCGAGCGGATCTGGATTATTCCCCCATGACCCTTTCCGAATTCCAAAAATACTCAGCGCTAGCTCAGAAGAATGGAGTCACTTTCGTAGAAAAGGACTTTGGAGGAAGACAGGTTTGGATCGATCACGGAAATGGGGTCATGTCCTCTTTTAATCATCTTTCTTCCATCAAGAGTGGGATCAAAGTAGGAGCCAAGGTCAAGTCCGGAGAAGAGATCGGAAAAGTAGGAAACTCTGGACTGAGCGGAGAAGCAAAGGGAAATGATGAGAATATCCATCTTCATTTCGAACTTTGGGTGGATGGGGAATATCTGGGCGCAGGGATCGCTCCGAGCCAAATGAGAAAACTATTGCAGTTCTTTTTTTCCAAATCGGATCTGCGTTGGCCAGGAGTTCCTACAAATTAG
- a CDS encoding LTA synthase family protein: protein MKKIPKNLRIIAFYALCFLVLLTIARLALLFIYFSKIGDSSSWEIVKSFLIGIRFDLCVTSIAIGLSWILSSVHYANRWKPYRYIWGILPIPLFLWMIGHLIGDTIYFGEADKHLGYEGFVFLGKDLLILIEAGIKNDTLKVVLGLVGIAIGLPGLIYIFIKYNGYEYSSDNKMKELIQIPIAILLILFLFRGGLQSRPLRSTDAIHSENGFLNNLPLNGVFTSMMDLKSRSIIPELQMQREEAVRIVRQEIDYPEAKFIDPNYPILRETNETKKGKPPNIVLILLESWTGKFLKPNGEGMVGGRELAPNFNELARQGRYFSHFFATGGRTVNALMSVLTGVPDRPGITVVRTHQALGNFSGLGSVLKGVGYSTYFVHGGDVGFDNMSFLFPHWGFDTIVGKDEMAKENRYRSGAWGFYDGDVLEELDRTLKKAHTPFAAVSLTLTTHYPYQVPETQKELYPSSLKDSDYFNTYRYADEALGKFMRKAKSSPYFEDTIFIFVGDHTHHRDLNPYEDRNIPLLIYSPKYIRPGVDARISSQLDILPTILGLVGKKVKFSAFGKDLFSTKQEPTTAYFAFSSVIGWIESENALYRSTESELREALPLPWAKSKDKCISIPKICEEYEKKAKAFLNLSYDLLNTNRIFPEN, encoded by the coding sequence ATGAAAAAAATCCCAAAGAACCTGCGCATTATCGCGTTCTATGCACTTTGTTTTCTTGTTCTTCTTACGATCGCTCGTCTTGCACTTCTATTCATCTATTTCTCTAAAATCGGGGACTCTTCCTCTTGGGAAATCGTTAAATCCTTTCTTATCGGGATCCGTTTCGATCTATGTGTAACTTCCATAGCCATCGGTCTCTCTTGGATCCTTTCATCCGTTCATTATGCGAATCGTTGGAAGCCCTACAGATACATTTGGGGGATCCTTCCCATTCCCCTCTTTTTATGGATGATCGGGCATTTGATCGGGGACACCATCTATTTCGGAGAAGCCGACAAACATCTAGGCTACGAAGGATTCGTCTTTTTAGGAAAGGATCTCTTGATCCTGATCGAAGCAGGGATCAAGAACGACACACTGAAGGTGGTCTTGGGTCTCGTCGGTATCGCGATCGGACTTCCCGGACTAATTTATATTTTCATAAAATACAATGGATATGAATACAGTTCCGACAACAAGATGAAGGAGCTCATACAGATCCCGATAGCCATTCTGCTCATTCTATTCTTGTTCAGAGGAGGCCTGCAATCCAGACCTCTCAGATCTACGGATGCAATCCATTCTGAAAACGGATTCCTGAACAATCTTCCTTTGAACGGGGTCTTTACCAGTATGATGGACCTAAAATCCAGATCCATCATTCCGGAATTGCAAATGCAAAGAGAAGAAGCGGTCCGGATCGTCCGACAAGAGATCGATTATCCAGAAGCCAAGTTTATCGATCCAAATTACCCTATATTAAGAGAAACGAATGAAACCAAGAAAGGGAAGCCTCCCAATATAGTACTGATCCTTCTGGAAAGTTGGACCGGAAAATTCCTAAAACCGAACGGAGAAGGAATGGTCGGGGGAAGGGAATTGGCGCCGAACTTCAACGAACTCGCAAGGCAAGGCAGATACTTCTCTCATTTCTTTGCCACAGGCGGAAGGACGGTTAACGCGCTCATGTCCGTATTGACAGGAGTACCAGATCGTCCGGGGATCACAGTAGTGAGGACCCACCAGGCGCTTGGAAATTTTAGCGGCCTGGGAAGCGTATTGAAAGGAGTCGGATATTCCACCTATTTCGTGCATGGCGGTGATGTGGGCTTCGATAATATGAGTTTCCTGTTCCCGCATTGGGGCTTCGATACCATCGTAGGAAAGGACGAGATGGCAAAGGAGAATCGATACCGATCGGGAGCCTGGGGCTTCTACGATGGCGATGTGCTGGAAGAGCTGGATCGTACATTAAAAAAGGCGCATACTCCTTTCGCAGCGGTCAGCCTTACTCTCACCACTCACTATCCATACCAAGTTCCTGAAACCCAAAAAGAACTCTATCCGTCCTCCCTAAAAGATTCAGATTATTTCAACACGTATCGATATGCGGATGAGGCCCTAGGCAAATTCATGCGAAAGGCAAAGTCTTCTCCCTATTTCGAGGACACGATTTTCATCTTTGTTGGAGATCACACCCATCATAGGGATCTGAATCCGTATGAAGATCGGAATATTCCCCTTCTGATCTATTCCCCTAAATACATCCGTCCTGGTGTGGATGCACGTATTTCTTCTCAGTTGGATATCCTACCCACTATCCTTGGCCTCGTCGGGAAGAAGGTTAAATTTTCCGCATTCGGCAAAGATCTTTTCTCAACCAAGCAGGAACCCACAACCGCTTACTTCGCTTTCTCGAGCGTGATTGGTTGGATCGAAAGCGAGAATGCTCTTTATAGATCCACGGAAAGCGAGCTGAGAGAAGCCCTGCCTCTGCCTTGGGCAAAATCGAAAGACAAGTGCATTTCTATTCCTAAGATTTGCGAAGAATACGAGAAGAAGGCGAAGGCGTTTCTAAATCTGAGCTATGATCTTCTGAATACGAACCGGATCTTTCCGGAGAATTGA